The following coding sequences are from one Pongo abelii isolate AG06213 chromosome 3, NHGRI_mPonAbe1-v2.0_pri, whole genome shotgun sequence window:
- the CXCL9 gene encoding C-X-C motif chemokine 9 isoform X2, whose amino-acid sequence MKKSGVLFLLGIILLVLIGVQGTPVMRNGRCSCISTNQGTIHPQSLKDLKQFAPSPSCEKIEIIATLKNGDQTCLNPDSADVKELIKKWEKQVSQKKKQKNGKKHQKKKVRKSQRSRQKKTT is encoded by the exons ATGAAGAAAAGTGGTGTTCTTTTCCTCTTGGGCATCATCTTGCTGGTTCTGATTGGAGTGCAAG gAACCCCAGTAATGAGGAATGGTCGCTGTTCCTGCATCAGCACCAACCAAGGGACTATCCACCCACAATCCTTGAAAGACCTTAAACAATTTGCCCCAAGCCCTTCCTGCGAGAAAATTGAAATCAT TGCTACACTGAAGAATGGAGATCAAACATGTCTAAACCCAGATTCAGCAGATGTGAAGGAACTGATTAAAAAGTGGGAGAAACAG GTCagccaaaagaaaaagcaaaagaatgggaaaaaacatcaaaaaaagaaagttcgaAAATCTCAACGTTCTCGTCAAAAGAAGACTACATAA
- the CXCL9 gene encoding C-X-C motif chemokine 9 isoform X1 yields the protein MRSTRTLGPAEVAACEAPGARQPFAVPVQLPDLPSQLPAPSLISVCLVGARHCVQHHAQTGTVAGLPCLVVEGNVNHRVAGKRSVAADAGSARPLQVCDESPSGVQGSLPREMMLAWVTMEPQ from the exons ACGCACCTTGGGCCCGGCTGAGGTCGCCGCGTGTGAGGCTCCTGGAGCCAGGCAGCCATTTGCAGTCCCTGTCCAACTTCCAGACCTGCCGAGCCAGCTCCCAGCTCCTTCCCTCATTAGTGTGTGCTTAgtgggtgccaggcactgtgttcagCACCATGCTCAGACGGGGACCGTCGCAGGCCTTCCTTGCCTAGTGGTGGAAGGAAATGTTAACCATAGGGTTGCAGGGAAACGTAGCGTTGCCGCGGACGCGGGCTCAGCAAGGCCTCTGCAAGTGTGCGATGAGAGCCCCTCTGGGGTTCAGGGAAGTCTTCCCAGGGAAATGATGCTGGCCTGGGTAACTATG gAACCCCAGTAA